The following proteins are encoded in a genomic region of Sorangiineae bacterium MSr12523:
- a CDS encoding ParA family protein, whose product MAAMTESCSICTKRFDVQFRYQMEEREGGFAFYCSQACHDRGLRGEGSGGAVCKACSKRFSVELVSQVLRIRGERTYACSEPCRAQLLAEANGARLGAMAAAEAAQVQQAERAQRERAENDRVVAEVAASVTSSDGGARKKLHGPRRLAIFNHKGGTGKTTTSVSVAAGLAERGLRVLLVDTDSQGNVGVSLGVKATTSLYHVLVMGLKAQDVAVNVRPNFDVLVSNETLAAAELYLAGRQNRDRVLRERLIAAEAGYDVVVLDCSPSLSLLNQNALVFADGILVPVACDFLSLVGVRQVLKTVKNVNSLLRHPVQIFGVLPTFYDARARICRDAVETLKEHFGERCLPPIRQTIKIKEAPAQGRTIYEYAPDSNAAEDYKRVVDIIVDGADARRSSASGMTDDTGELAATA is encoded by the coding sequence ATGGCGGCGATGACCGAGAGCTGCAGCATCTGCACGAAACGATTCGACGTGCAGTTTCGCTATCAGATGGAGGAGCGTGAAGGAGGCTTTGCCTTCTATTGTTCCCAAGCGTGCCACGACCGCGGGCTCCGCGGCGAGGGATCGGGTGGGGCCGTTTGCAAGGCTTGCAGCAAGCGCTTTTCCGTAGAGTTGGTGTCCCAAGTGCTGCGCATTCGCGGCGAGCGCACCTATGCGTGCTCCGAGCCGTGCAGGGCGCAGCTTCTCGCGGAAGCGAATGGTGCACGCCTGGGCGCGATGGCCGCTGCCGAAGCGGCGCAGGTTCAGCAGGCCGAGCGCGCGCAACGGGAACGAGCCGAAAACGACCGCGTCGTGGCGGAAGTCGCAGCCTCCGTGACGTCGTCGGATGGGGGCGCACGGAAGAAGCTTCACGGGCCGCGGCGCCTGGCGATTTTCAATCACAAGGGCGGGACCGGCAAGACGACCACCAGCGTGAGCGTCGCCGCCGGGCTGGCCGAGCGCGGCCTGCGCGTGCTGCTCGTCGACACGGACTCGCAGGGCAACGTGGGCGTCTCGCTCGGCGTGAAGGCGACGACGTCGCTGTACCACGTGCTGGTGATGGGCCTGAAGGCGCAGGACGTCGCCGTCAACGTGCGGCCCAACTTCGACGTGCTCGTATCGAACGAAACCTTGGCGGCCGCCGAGCTATACCTGGCCGGTCGACAGAACCGCGACCGCGTGCTGCGTGAGCGGCTCATCGCGGCGGAAGCCGGTTACGACGTCGTCGTGCTCGACTGCTCGCCGTCGCTGTCGCTGTTGAACCAGAACGCGCTGGTCTTCGCCGACGGCATCCTGGTGCCCGTCGCGTGCGACTTCCTCTCGCTCGTCGGCGTGCGGCAGGTGCTCAAGACGGTGAAGAACGTGAACTCGCTCTTGCGCCACCCGGTGCAGATCTTCGGCGTGCTGCCGACGTTCTACGACGCGCGCGCGCGCATTTGCCGCGACGCGGTGGAGACGCTGAAGGAACACTTCGGCGAACGGTGCCTGCCGCCGATTCGGCAGACCATCAAGATCAAAGAGGCTCCGGCGCAGGGGCGTACCATTTACGAGTACGCGCCGGACTCGAATGCCGCAGAGGACTACAAGCGCGTGGTCGACATCATCGTCGATGGCGCGGATGCACGGCGCTCGAGCGCGAGCGGCATGACGGACGACACCGGCGAGCTCGCAGCCACCGCGTGA
- a CDS encoding mechanosensitive ion channel, protein MLPKIRDFLHYPILTISGGDITPGSIILGIAVVFTSAILASIASRWLLRLLGSRGLSSGAQFAASKILRYSVVLLGILVGLSSMGLRLDALFAASAVLAVGIGFGLQNIAQNFVSGLVLLIEQPVAKGDFVKVGNSAGVIEDIGLRATQILTRDQETIIVPNSELITSPVINHSRPTPHLRIEVKVDASAKSDPALVREALLAVAAAHPKVLSDMGTEVRLDQCNEPAFVFALLVWISNPHEDLRIASDLRFAIEAAFRDKGIEGPIPERITYAREGLPRPLREN, encoded by the coding sequence ATGTTGCCCAAGATTCGGGACTTCTTACATTATCCGATTCTGACAATCTCCGGCGGGGACATCACCCCCGGCTCGATCATCCTCGGCATCGCCGTCGTCTTCACCTCGGCCATTCTGGCCAGCATTGCTTCGCGTTGGCTGCTTCGGTTGCTTGGCTCGCGCGGCCTTTCCTCCGGCGCCCAGTTCGCGGCGTCGAAGATCCTTCGCTACAGCGTGGTGCTGCTGGGCATCCTCGTCGGCCTCAGCTCGATGGGGCTCCGGCTCGATGCGCTGTTCGCAGCTTCGGCGGTGTTGGCGGTCGGTATCGGGTTCGGCCTCCAGAACATCGCGCAAAACTTCGTCTCGGGGCTGGTGCTCCTCATCGAGCAGCCGGTGGCCAAGGGTGACTTCGTCAAAGTCGGCAATTCCGCCGGCGTCATCGAAGACATCGGCCTGCGCGCCACGCAAATTCTGACGCGCGACCAGGAGACGATCATCGTTCCCAACAGCGAGTTGATCACGTCGCCGGTGATCAACCACTCGCGTCCGACGCCGCACCTGCGCATCGAGGTCAAGGTCGACGCTTCGGCGAAGTCCGACCCCGCGCTCGTGCGCGAGGCGCTCCTCGCGGTGGCGGCGGCACACCCCAAGGTGCTGAGCGATATGGGAACCGAGGTACGGCTCGATCAGTGCAACGAGCCGGCCTTCGTGTTCGCCCTCCTCGTGTGGATTTCGAACCCGCACGAAGATCTGCGCATCGCCTCCGATTTGCGCTTTGCCATCGAGGCGGCCTTCCGGGACAAGGGCATCGAAGGCCCGATCCCCGAGCGCATCACCTACGCACGCGAAGGGCTCCCGCGCCCGCTCCGCGAGAACTAG
- a CDS encoding methyltransferase, whose protein sequence is MTRLSRLSRLSRLAGFSPLGCLTVVLLAACGGATSESAAPKATTTESASASPDAEARIREALAGQHRPDKEKARDVYRHPVETLAFFGVKSDSKVVELWPGAGWYTAVLAPVVRGRGKLTVTSADPAVATGYQKESAVKYAARLHETPGVYDQVEVRYINPPSTLTLGPDGSADVVLTFRNVHNWMKGGFADKVFAAAFQVLKKGGVLGVEEHRAAPGTTTEKSIETGYVTEDTVIQFAKAAGFVLDAKSEVNANPKDTKDYPKGVWTLPPTLDLGAEGREKYLAIGESDRMTLRFKKP, encoded by the coding sequence ATGACGCGCCTTTCCCGTCTTTCTCGTCTTTCCCGTCTTGCTGGTTTTTCTCCGCTGGGCTGTCTCACGGTGGTCCTTCTCGCCGCCTGTGGCGGTGCGACCTCCGAAAGCGCCGCCCCCAAAGCGACGACCACGGAGTCCGCCTCGGCTTCCCCCGATGCCGAAGCTCGCATCCGCGAGGCCCTCGCCGGGCAACACCGCCCCGACAAGGAGAAGGCGCGCGACGTCTACCGTCACCCGGTCGAGACGCTCGCATTCTTCGGCGTCAAATCCGATTCGAAGGTCGTCGAACTCTGGCCCGGCGCCGGCTGGTACACGGCGGTCCTGGCCCCCGTGGTGCGCGGCCGAGGCAAACTCACGGTGACCAGCGCCGATCCCGCGGTGGCCACCGGCTACCAGAAGGAGAGCGCCGTGAAGTACGCGGCCCGCCTTCACGAGACGCCGGGCGTCTACGACCAGGTCGAGGTGCGCTACATCAACCCGCCGAGCACCCTCACCTTGGGGCCCGATGGCTCGGCCGACGTCGTGCTCACCTTCCGCAACGTCCACAATTGGATGAAGGGCGGCTTCGCCGACAAGGTCTTCGCGGCTGCGTTTCAGGTCCTGAAGAAGGGCGGCGTCCTGGGTGTCGAAGAACATCGCGCCGCCCCTGGCACCACGACCGAAAAGAGCATCGAGACCGGCTACGTGACCGAGGACACGGTCATCCAGTTTGCCAAGGCCGCCGGGTTCGTGCTCGACGCCAAGTCGGAAGTCAACGCGAATCCGAAGGACACGAAGGACTACCCCAAGGGCGTGTGGACTTTGCCCCCGACCTTGGACCTCGGCGCCGAAGGCCGCGAGAAGTACCTCGCCATCGGCGAGAGCGACCGCATGACCCTCCGCTTCAAAAAGCCGTAG
- a CDS encoding TIGR00730 family Rossman fold protein → MRICVFCGSSVGKKPDYLEAARNFGQVLARRGIGLVYGGASVGMMGEVADAALAAGGEVIGVIPQALVDKEIAHKNLTDLRIVTTMHERKALMAELSNGFVALPGGTGTLEEAFEVWTWGVLGFHKKACAWLNVAGYYDSLLASISHMEEEGFLKPEHRQMVLVDSDADALVTKIVNYTPALTRSKWD, encoded by the coding sequence ATGAGAATTTGTGTCTTTTGCGGATCGAGCGTCGGCAAGAAACCCGATTACCTCGAGGCAGCCCGCAACTTTGGGCAAGTGCTTGCGCGCCGTGGCATCGGCCTGGTGTATGGCGGTGCGAGTGTCGGGATGATGGGCGAAGTGGCCGACGCGGCACTCGCCGCAGGTGGTGAGGTCATCGGCGTCATTCCGCAGGCCTTGGTCGACAAAGAGATCGCCCACAAGAACCTGACGGATCTGCGCATCGTCACCACCATGCACGAGCGAAAGGCGTTGATGGCCGAGCTCTCCAACGGATTCGTCGCCCTTCCCGGCGGCACCGGCACCTTGGAAGAGGCCTTCGAAGTCTGGACGTGGGGCGTGCTGGGATTCCACAAGAAAGCCTGTGCCTGGCTCAACGTCGCCGGCTACTACGACTCGCTTCTCGCCTCGATAAGCCACATGGAGGAAGAGGGCTTTCTCAAGCCGGAGCATCGCCAAATGGTGCTCGTCGACTCCGACGCCGACGCGTTGGTCACGAAAATCGTGAACTACACGCCGGCGCTCACGCGCTCGAAATGGGACTGA
- a CDS encoding CAP domain-containing protein, with translation MTRLSRSLLFSFAFASACAANNPDAPAAAAPAKPPGPSLTESTVASKGGKKLLTVPEARKYMLALINRDRATQKLPPVELDEGPAQVAGQRHAEDMARNGYLGHWGTDGSVPEQRYSEAGGTDYVQENALCFTDQRTRTLDDRPMIEAEALERSEAMFFNEVPPNDGHRKNILKPHHKKVGIGVAQPRGTETELAVPCFAQEFLDPYGSYAPLPKKAKVGTTVRIEGDIVAPATFGGIGVARIPAPKPITVADLNTRRTYPIPNPYQMYWPPGFRTPIPVRVEGKHFSIDVPLSDGGKPGLYEVSVWARIPSSPDFVMVSLRTLRVE, from the coding sequence TTGACTCGTTTGTCTCGTTCGCTCCTTTTCTCGTTTGCTTTCGCCTCGGCGTGTGCCGCAAACAACCCGGACGCGCCCGCCGCCGCCGCGCCGGCCAAGCCTCCCGGGCCTTCTCTCACGGAAAGCACGGTCGCGTCCAAGGGCGGCAAGAAGCTGCTCACGGTGCCGGAGGCACGGAAGTACATGCTCGCGCTGATCAACCGCGACCGCGCCACGCAGAAGCTTCCACCCGTCGAGCTCGACGAGGGGCCCGCCCAGGTCGCCGGGCAGCGCCACGCCGAGGACATGGCTCGAAACGGCTACCTCGGCCACTGGGGCACGGATGGCTCGGTGCCCGAGCAGCGCTACAGCGAGGCGGGCGGCACGGATTACGTGCAGGAGAACGCGCTCTGCTTCACCGATCAACGAACGCGCACCCTGGACGACCGGCCGATGATCGAGGCCGAGGCGCTCGAGCGCAGCGAGGCGATGTTCTTCAACGAGGTGCCGCCCAACGATGGTCATCGGAAGAACATCCTGAAGCCGCACCACAAGAAGGTGGGAATCGGTGTGGCGCAGCCCCGCGGCACGGAGACCGAGCTCGCCGTTCCCTGTTTCGCGCAGGAGTTCCTCGATCCCTACGGCAGCTACGCGCCGCTCCCCAAGAAGGCGAAGGTCGGCACCACCGTGCGCATCGAAGGCGATATCGTTGCGCCGGCAACATTTGGCGGCATCGGTGTGGCGCGCATTCCTGCGCCGAAGCCCATTACCGTGGCGGACCTCAATACGCGGCGCACCTATCCGATTCCGAATCCGTATCAGATGTATTGGCCGCCGGGCTTTCGCACCCCGATTCCCGTGCGCGTCGAAGGAAAGCACTTTTCCATCGACGTCCCCCTCTCCGATGGCGGAAAGCCCGGCCTCTACGAAGTGAGCGTGTGGGCACGCATTCCCAGCTCACCGGACTTCGTGATGGTGAGTCTGCGCACCCTGCGCGTCGAATGA
- the nagZ gene encoding beta-N-acetylhexosaminidase, producing MRRTEACGHLILGGFTGTTLPDSYARALRKGERAGAVIFRRNLRPEKGADADATAVAELTASIHAAAPEPPIVAVDQEGGRVARLGPPVLRLPAAARLGATQDEDFIERVAYAQGCELAALGFTTSFAPVLDVHTHPENPVIGDRAFGATPEAVSKMALAFARGLRKAGLFPCGKHFPGHGDTTKDSHFELPIVQGDRARLEAVELAPFAAAARAGLPALMTAHVVYPALDEKPATLSHAICTDIVRTHLGFGGVLISDDLEMQAVAARAPIEELAVEAVSAGCDLLLICSNEDAQARAYEALVRHAEAHPSFGLRCEQAAERVRSLRREFPPRPEQERERLVNIVGGASSRAIAQELAARGLAS from the coding sequence ATGAGACGCACCGAGGCGTGCGGACATTTGATCCTCGGAGGATTCACGGGCACGACGCTGCCCGACAGCTACGCACGTGCGCTGCGTAAAGGCGAACGCGCCGGTGCCGTCATCTTCCGACGCAATCTTCGTCCTGAGAAGGGGGCCGATGCGGACGCAACCGCCGTCGCGGAGCTCACCGCGAGCATCCACGCGGCCGCGCCCGAACCGCCGATTGTCGCCGTGGATCAAGAGGGCGGCCGCGTGGCCCGGCTTGGGCCGCCGGTGCTGCGGCTTCCGGCGGCGGCGCGCCTCGGTGCGACCCAGGACGAAGACTTCATCGAACGCGTTGCCTACGCGCAAGGGTGTGAGCTCGCGGCGCTGGGCTTCACCACGTCGTTTGCGCCCGTTCTCGATGTGCACACGCACCCGGAGAACCCGGTCATCGGCGATCGCGCCTTCGGAGCGACCCCCGAGGCGGTGAGCAAGATGGCCCTCGCCTTCGCGCGCGGCCTGCGAAAGGCCGGACTGTTTCCCTGCGGAAAGCATTTTCCCGGGCACGGTGACACCACGAAGGATTCGCACTTCGAGCTGCCCATCGTGCAGGGCGATCGCGCGCGACTGGAGGCCGTGGAGCTCGCTCCATTCGCGGCGGCCGCTCGCGCAGGGCTTCCGGCCCTCATGACCGCCCACGTCGTCTACCCCGCGCTCGACGAAAAGCCGGCGACGCTTTCGCATGCAATCTGCACGGATATCGTGCGCACCCATCTCGGCTTCGGCGGCGTGTTGATCTCGGACGACCTGGAAATGCAGGCCGTTGCCGCGCGCGCACCGATCGAGGAGCTCGCCGTGGAAGCCGTGTCGGCGGGGTGCGATCTGCTGCTCATCTGTTCGAACGAAGATGCCCAGGCCCGCGCCTACGAGGCGCTGGTGCGTCACGCGGAGGCGCATCCATCGTTCGGCCTTCGCTGCGAGCAGGCCGCCGAACGCGTGCGCTCGCTACGCCGCGAATTTCCACCACGTCCAGAGCAAGAAAGGGAACGACTCGTGAACATCGTCGGCGGAGCATCATCCCGCGCGATCGCGCAGGAACTCGCGGCAAGAGGGCTCGCGTCATGA
- the hutI gene encoding imidazolonepropionase, with translation MSGTRKAFAAYRIVTCDEARATAGDPLGAISEGAVVLEAGKIAWAGRRQELDPALPVTDLGNVVVTPGLIDAHTHLAWAGSRHGEYAVRMAGGDYEAIAKAGGGIVSTFRAVADATPEQLRALLVARLRRVAQLGVTTCEVKSGYGLLPEHELKQLRVIASCANEADLPGVVPTFLALHALPPEARADRAGYVRRVIDELLPRVKEENLATYVDAYLDANAFQIDEGRALGERARSFGFQLRLHVGQFADIGGAELAAELGAHSVDHLEAVGDAGIAALREAGTHAVLLPIASFTLKQAPPPVAKLRAAGVPLVVASDANPGTAPTESLPLALALAVRNYDVTPEEALLGATRLAARSLGLNDRGTLRAGAAADLVVWDLPHEHAIVQPWGTPRTRLVLRNGVAISGTV, from the coding sequence ATGAGCGGCACACGCAAGGCATTTGCGGCTTACCGCATCGTGACGTGCGACGAGGCTCGTGCGACCGCGGGCGATCCGCTCGGCGCGATCTCCGAAGGTGCCGTGGTGCTCGAGGCGGGAAAAATCGCGTGGGCGGGCCGCCGGCAGGAGCTCGACCCCGCCCTGCCCGTCACGGATTTGGGCAACGTCGTGGTGACCCCCGGCTTGATCGACGCGCATACGCACTTGGCCTGGGCGGGCTCGCGCCACGGCGAATACGCCGTGCGCATGGCCGGAGGTGACTACGAGGCCATCGCCAAAGCAGGCGGCGGTATCGTGTCCACGTTCCGCGCCGTCGCGGACGCGACGCCCGAGCAACTGCGTGCGCTGCTGGTGGCGCGGCTTCGCCGGGTGGCGCAGCTCGGCGTGACCACGTGCGAAGTGAAAAGCGGCTACGGCCTCTTGCCGGAGCACGAGTTGAAGCAGCTGCGGGTCATCGCGTCCTGCGCGAACGAGGCCGATCTTCCCGGTGTGGTGCCGACGTTCCTCGCACTCCATGCCCTGCCGCCCGAGGCGCGTGCGGATCGTGCCGGGTACGTGCGCCGCGTGATCGACGAGCTCCTTCCGCGCGTGAAGGAGGAGAACCTCGCGACGTACGTCGATGCGTACCTCGATGCGAACGCGTTTCAAATCGACGAAGGCCGCGCCCTCGGCGAGCGGGCACGTTCCTTTGGGTTTCAGCTGCGGCTCCACGTCGGGCAATTCGCCGACATCGGCGGGGCGGAACTGGCCGCGGAGCTGGGGGCGCACTCGGTCGATCACCTGGAGGCCGTGGGCGATGCAGGCATCGCTGCCCTGCGGGAGGCGGGCACGCACGCCGTGCTGCTTCCCATCGCGAGCTTCACGTTGAAGCAGGCGCCACCGCCCGTCGCGAAGCTGCGTGCCGCCGGGGTGCCGCTCGTCGTGGCCAGCGACGCGAACCCGGGCACGGCGCCCACCGAGAGCCTTCCCCTCGCCCTCGCCCTCGCCGTGCGCAATTACGACGTGACGCCGGAGGAGGCGCTGCTGGGCGCGACCCGGCTGGCCGCGCGCTCCCTCGGCTTGAACGACCGCGGGACCTTGCGCGCAGGCGCCGCCGCCGATCTCGTGGTGTGGGATCTTCCGCACGAGCACGCCATCGTCCAACCGTGGGGAACGCCGCGCACGCGCCTCGTTTTGCGCAACGGCGTCGCCATTTCCGGTACGGTGTGA
- a CDS encoding D-alanine--D-alanine ligase, whose translation MTKRVGILMGGLSGEREVSLRTGEGVATALEERGHDVVRIVIGPESPAVDELVRQARIDVAFIALHGRGGEDGCVQGLLEWMGIPYTGSSVIASALAMDKLKAKELFRLHNVPTPPYYVATAQDLGGTLADLQELHASFGFPVVVKPRGEGSSLGVSRANSLEELDRAIRAALEFDETVLVERFVRAMEVHVGVLDGRVLGAIEIVPKSGVYDYHAKYTVGATEYISPPRLSSTRIRGVVNLAERAVRALGCTGAVRVDLLVTEGENEYVLEVNTLPGMTPTSLLPQIASAAGIDYGSLCEAILGTARLHASIPHVRRHAPGRESAPEIVCENRAALRRAG comes from the coding sequence ATGACAAAACGAGTCGGAATTCTGATGGGGGGCTTGAGCGGCGAGCGTGAGGTGTCACTTCGAACGGGGGAAGGCGTGGCCACGGCGCTGGAGGAGCGCGGTCACGACGTCGTTCGCATCGTGATCGGCCCGGAGTCGCCCGCGGTCGATGAGCTCGTTCGTCAGGCCCGCATCGACGTAGCCTTCATCGCGCTGCACGGGCGCGGCGGTGAAGATGGTTGCGTGCAAGGCCTCCTGGAGTGGATGGGCATTCCGTACACCGGATCGAGTGTGATCGCCTCGGCGCTGGCCATGGATAAATTGAAGGCGAAGGAGCTGTTCCGCCTCCACAACGTGCCCACGCCGCCGTACTACGTGGCGACCGCGCAAGACCTGGGAGGTACCTTGGCCGACTTGCAGGAGCTGCACGCGAGCTTCGGTTTCCCCGTGGTGGTCAAGCCGCGCGGCGAAGGGTCGTCGTTGGGCGTGAGCCGGGCGAATTCGCTCGAGGAGCTCGACAGGGCCATTCGCGCGGCGCTCGAGTTCGACGAGACGGTGCTGGTCGAGCGCTTCGTGCGCGCGATGGAGGTTCACGTCGGGGTGCTCGACGGGCGGGTGCTCGGGGCCATCGAAATTGTGCCCAAGAGCGGGGTGTACGACTACCACGCGAAGTACACGGTGGGCGCCACGGAGTACATTTCGCCGCCGCGTCTTTCCAGCACGCGCATCCGCGGCGTGGTGAACTTGGCCGAGCGCGCGGTGCGTGCGCTGGGCTGCACGGGCGCGGTTCGCGTGGACCTGCTGGTGACCGAGGGCGAGAACGAGTACGTGCTCGAGGTGAACACGCTGCCTGGGATGACGCCCACCTCGCTTTTGCCGCAGATCGCTTCGGCGGCCGGCATCGATTACGGCTCGCTGTGCGAGGCCATTCTGGGCACGGCGCGCCTGCACGCATCCATTCCCCACGTGCGCCGTCATGCTCCAGGCCGCGAGAGCGCGCCGGAGATCGTATGTGAGAACCGCGCGGCATTGCGCCGCGCGGGCTGA
- a CDS encoding MBL fold metallo-hydrolase codes for MKRALIVAGALLAFGVATLGVRSRKLPEAPPHARVAPSLSGLPKVGVCWLEFARREAPGRVSMAGFSTKPEWHVTVSGLLVRHPRGDVLVDMGFSSHYDEEIADYPTLLRFWLGQIKSEILLSAPDAVRAAGADPAKLTWAIPSHAHIDHAGGLVDLPGVPVLLPQEEIDFFAEYGTQKTRKVIPAHARAVQGRTTALRFEKKPYETFDESADVFGDGSIVIVKLPGHTPGSIGTFVNVAPGKRFFHVGDTVNVVEAIEARRPKSLVMSGTDHHEDEANAIVSRLAQLQAQAPDVVLLPAHDRDQWVRAFGSQPGCQ; via the coding sequence ATGAAGCGCGCCCTCATCGTCGCCGGTGCGCTGCTCGCGTTCGGTGTGGCCACCTTGGGTGTGCGCAGTCGAAAGCTTCCCGAGGCCCCGCCGCACGCGCGCGTGGCGCCTTCCCTTTCGGGCCTGCCCAAGGTGGGCGTGTGCTGGCTCGAATTTGCGCGCCGCGAAGCACCGGGGCGCGTGTCCATGGCGGGTTTCTCCACCAAGCCAGAGTGGCATGTCACCGTATCGGGGCTCTTGGTGCGGCACCCGCGCGGGGACGTTCTCGTCGACATGGGATTCAGCAGCCATTACGACGAAGAGATTGCCGATTACCCTACGCTGTTGCGATTTTGGCTTGGCCAGATCAAATCCGAAATTCTCTTGTCAGCCCCGGATGCCGTTCGCGCGGCGGGGGCCGATCCGGCGAAGCTCACGTGGGCGATCCCCTCGCACGCGCACATCGATCATGCGGGCGGCCTGGTCGATCTGCCCGGCGTGCCCGTGTTGCTCCCGCAGGAGGAGATCGACTTCTTCGCCGAGTACGGCACGCAGAAGACGCGGAAGGTGATCCCGGCGCACGCGCGGGCGGTGCAAGGTCGCACGACCGCGCTCCGCTTCGAGAAGAAGCCCTACGAGACGTTCGACGAGAGCGCGGATGTCTTCGGCGACGGATCCATCGTGATCGTAAAATTACCCGGACACACGCCAGGCAGCATCGGGACCTTCGTCAACGTCGCGCCCGGGAAGCGCTTCTTCCACGTGGGCGATACCGTGAACGTCGTGGAGGCCATCGAGGCGCGGCGTCCCAAGAGCCTCGTCATGTCGGGCACGGACCACCACGAGGACGAGGCCAACGCCATCGTGTCCCGCCTCGCGCAGCTTCAAGCGCAGGCGCCGGACGTGGTCCTCCTGCCCGCGCACGACCGCGATCAATGGGTCCGCGCCTTCGGGAGCCAGCCCGGTTGCCAGTAG
- a CDS encoding TetR/AcrR family transcriptional regulator, whose protein sequence is MTQSDSRRRFLETTARLLRERGFAATGMADVVAESGAPKGSLYFHFPGGKEELFAAAIAHSGEQTCAGMKAALEGNKTTQRGLEAIMAYLAASLEGSDFRAGCPVGTVAAEAPDAPQVREGVARVFTNWHDIVKARLVEAGLKPRRAGELAEFILAVIEGAIVLAKARKSTEPVETAKRELARILRNEGIQ, encoded by the coding sequence ATGACCCAGTCCGATAGCCGTCGTCGTTTCTTGGAAACCACCGCGCGCCTCTTGCGGGAGCGCGGCTTTGCCGCCACCGGCATGGCCGACGTCGTCGCCGAAAGCGGCGCGCCGAAAGGTTCACTTTATTTTCATTTCCCCGGCGGCAAAGAGGAGCTCTTTGCGGCGGCCATCGCGCACTCCGGCGAGCAAACCTGCGCCGGCATGAAGGCCGCGCTCGAGGGGAACAAAACCACGCAGCGCGGGCTCGAGGCGATCATGGCCTACCTCGCGGCCTCGCTCGAAGGCTCGGATTTTCGCGCAGGCTGCCCCGTGGGAACGGTGGCCGCGGAAGCGCCGGATGCGCCCCAAGTTCGCGAGGGCGTGGCCCGCGTCTTCACCAATTGGCACGACATCGTCAAGGCGCGCCTGGTGGAAGCCGGCCTCAAGCCGCGCAGGGCAGGGGAGCTCGCCGAGTTCATCCTGGCCGTCATCGAAGGGGCCATCGTCCTGGCCAAAGCGCGAAAGAGCACCGAGCCGGTGGAAACCGCCAAGCGCGAGCTCGCGCGCATTCTCCGAAACGAGGGAATTCAATGA
- a CDS encoding AraC family transcriptional regulator — protein MNAGAASSRPERPERDWARYFRADDRPLELMHAYFRVHRYHPHSHDAYSFGVTEVGVQAFRCRGANRASATGMVMAFNPDDPHDGHSGAELGFEYRIAHIGPELFAEVLGDALRGGGRVALPLFREPVIHDEHAAQALLRLFGSMEEARSSRLERDERLAEAVVAMARRAGVTDEIRTPRASASALVAERARDWLEERYATDCDADELARAAGCSRYAMYRAFVARYGLSPSDYQRQCRLREARRLLRNGVPLAQAAGAVGFADQSHLTRWFVRYFGITPGAYRRAAGVDM, from the coding sequence TTGAACGCTGGTGCGGCATCATCCCGGCCGGAGCGGCCGGAGCGCGACTGGGCTCGCTACTTCCGGGCGGACGATCGGCCTTTGGAGCTGATGCACGCCTATTTTCGCGTGCACCGGTACCATCCGCATAGCCACGATGCCTACTCGTTCGGCGTGACCGAGGTTGGCGTGCAGGCCTTTCGCTGCCGCGGCGCCAATCGCGCGAGCGCGACCGGAATGGTCATGGCCTTCAACCCGGACGATCCGCACGATGGGCACTCCGGCGCCGAGCTCGGCTTCGAGTACCGCATCGCCCACATCGGCCCCGAGCTATTCGCCGAGGTGCTCGGCGATGCGCTGCGGGGCGGCGGGCGTGTGGCGCTCCCGCTCTTTCGCGAGCCGGTCATCCACGACGAGCACGCGGCGCAGGCGCTCCTGCGCCTTTTCGGGAGCATGGAGGAGGCGCGCAGCAGCCGGCTCGAGCGCGACGAGCGCCTCGCGGAAGCCGTGGTGGCGATGGCCCGGCGCGCGGGCGTCACCGACGAAATCCGCACCCCGCGAGCCTCAGCGTCCGCGCTCGTCGCCGAGCGCGCGCGCGATTGGCTCGAAGAGCGCTACGCCACCGACTGCGACGCCGACGAGCTCGCGCGGGCCGCAGGGTGCAGCCGTTACGCCATGTACCGCGCCTTCGTCGCGCGCTACGGGCTCTCGCCCAGCGACTACCAGCGGCAGTGCCGCCTGCGCGAGGCCCGGCGTCTCCTTCGAAACGGCGTTCCGCTCGCCCAGGCCGCCGGCGCCGTGGGCTTTGCGGATCAAAGCCACCTGACGCGCTGGTTCGTTCGCTACTTCGGAATCACACCGGGCGCGTACCGTCGAGCCGCTGGAGTGGATATGTAG